The Mesorhizobium sp. B1-1-8 genome contains a region encoding:
- a CDS encoding sarcosine oxidase subunit alpha family protein has protein sequence MNRIGNRLAAGGRIDRTQPLGFAFDGRHLAGCRGDTLASALLANGIMLTGRSFKYHRPRGIFSAGPEEPNALVTLGTGGRREPNLPATTLELAQGMTAESQNRWPSLAFDLQSINGLFAPFLSAGFYYKTFMGPTRRAWMFYEHFIRRAAGLGRAGTKPDPGRYELRHAFADVAIVGGGPAGLSAARAAAHAGASVVLIEQDFLLGGQLLSERSDGEAAAWLQAVETELAGLPNVTVLRRTVTFGAYDGNTLGLIERRDDPAAEGAACQVFTMLRARSVVFAAGAIERPLVFSNNDRPGVMLASAARTYLNRFAVLPGKNILVATTNDGAYRTAIDFAAAGAQVTLADQRSTPPAALVAEARRLTIAIRSGTQIADLRGGHAVKAAKLAGPGGNSEIACDLVCMSGGWSPTVHLTSHLGVRPVYRDDMDGFIPGGFPSGQFGAGAMMGRFSTVTAIEDGHRAGTEAASSCGKSAAVPAPLKLDLGEAATGPFRAIPSAGRGKAFVDFQMDVTTKDIELAHREGYESVEHLKRYTTLGMGTEQGKTSNFAALSAMAALRRATISQTGTTTFRPPYTPVAIGALAGRAVGHHFKPIRRTPMHDWHVANDAEMLEVGLWMRPYFYRAAGSDVNEAYVAEMRMVREAAGLMDISTLGKIDVQGPDAAIFVDRVYANGFARLPVGRARYGVMLRDDGIVFDDGTTTRLSETQFFMTTSTARAADVLSRLEFLLDTAWPDLRVAVTSVSDEWAAMSVAGPKSRDILATAFPELDVSNEALPHMGLAEGEFDGRALRIMRLSYSGERAYEIYVGATAGEKAWRHLLEAGAPFGLRPYGVEALGALRVEKGHVAGPEIDGRTTLDDLGLGRMAAKRTGFVGDVLRRRPAFQAPNRQRLVGLECAEEGKRLRGGAILFMPDDTVAGHGRGRITSVTFSPELGRYVCLALLAGDVAAEGGEVLATYPMKAETVRARIVSPVFLDPKGERLHG, from the coding sequence ATGAATAGAATCGGAAATCGCCTTGCCGCCGGCGGCCGCATCGACCGCACACAGCCGCTGGGCTTCGCCTTCGATGGCCGCCACCTGGCTGGCTGTCGGGGCGACACGCTCGCTTCCGCCTTGCTGGCCAACGGCATCATGCTGACCGGCCGCAGCTTCAAATATCACAGGCCTCGCGGCATATTTTCGGCTGGCCCGGAAGAGCCGAACGCGCTGGTCACGCTCGGAACCGGCGGACGGCGCGAACCGAACCTGCCGGCCACCACGCTCGAGCTGGCGCAAGGCATGACCGCCGAAAGCCAGAACCGCTGGCCCTCGCTCGCCTTCGACCTGCAGAGCATCAACGGGCTGTTTGCGCCCTTCCTCTCCGCCGGCTTCTACTACAAGACCTTCATGGGCCCGACCCGGCGCGCCTGGATGTTCTACGAGCATTTCATCCGCCGGGCTGCAGGCCTCGGCCGGGCCGGCACCAAACCAGATCCCGGCCGCTACGAGCTGCGCCACGCATTTGCCGACGTCGCCATTGTCGGCGGCGGCCCTGCCGGTCTGTCAGCGGCGCGCGCCGCGGCGCACGCCGGCGCGAGCGTCGTGCTGATCGAGCAGGATTTCCTGCTCGGCGGTCAGCTTCTTTCGGAGCGTTCCGATGGCGAGGCGGCAGCCTGGCTGCAGGCGGTCGAGACCGAACTGGCAGGACTGCCCAACGTCACCGTCCTGCGCAGGACGGTGACGTTCGGCGCCTATGACGGCAACACGCTGGGGCTGATCGAGCGACGCGACGATCCGGCTGCGGAAGGCGCTGCGTGCCAGGTCTTCACCATGCTGCGCGCCCGCTCGGTCGTCTTTGCCGCCGGGGCCATCGAGCGGCCGCTGGTGTTTTCCAACAACGACCGACCGGGCGTCATGCTGGCATCGGCCGCCCGGACCTATCTCAACCGCTTCGCCGTCCTGCCGGGCAAGAATATCCTGGTCGCGACCACGAATGACGGCGCCTATCGCACCGCCATCGACTTTGCCGCCGCCGGTGCGCAAGTGACCCTCGCGGACCAGCGCAGCACCCCACCTGCCGCTCTGGTTGCGGAAGCCAGGCGCCTGACCATAGCGATCCGGTCCGGGACGCAAATCGCCGACCTGCGTGGCGGCCATGCGGTCAAGGCCGCCAAGCTTGCCGGGCCGGGCGGCAATTCGGAAATCGCGTGCGACCTCGTCTGCATGTCCGGCGGCTGGTCACCGACGGTGCATCTCACCTCGCATCTCGGTGTTAGGCCTGTCTATCGCGACGACATGGACGGCTTCATTCCCGGCGGCTTTCCGTCAGGCCAGTTCGGCGCCGGCGCGATGATGGGCCGCTTTTCGACTGTCACCGCCATCGAGGACGGCCACCGCGCCGGCACCGAAGCGGCGTCGTCCTGCGGGAAATCGGCAGCGGTGCCGGCGCCGCTCAAACTCGATCTCGGCGAGGCAGCAACCGGTCCGTTCCGCGCAATCCCGTCCGCCGGGCGCGGCAAGGCCTTTGTCGATTTCCAGATGGACGTGACCACGAAGGACATCGAGCTCGCCCATCGCGAAGGCTATGAATCGGTCGAGCACCTGAAGCGCTACACCACGCTCGGCATGGGCACCGAGCAGGGCAAGACCAGCAATTTTGCAGCACTTTCGGCCATGGCGGCGCTGCGCCGGGCGACGATTTCGCAAACCGGGACCACGACCTTTCGCCCGCCCTACACGCCCGTCGCCATCGGCGCGCTCGCCGGGCGCGCTGTCGGCCATCATTTCAAGCCGATCCGCCGCACGCCCATGCACGACTGGCATGTGGCGAATGACGCCGAAATGCTCGAGGTCGGGCTTTGGATGCGTCCGTACTTCTACCGCGCCGCCGGAAGCGACGTGAACGAGGCCTATGTCGCCGAGATGCGCATGGTGCGCGAAGCCGCCGGGCTGATGGACATTTCCACCCTCGGCAAGATCGACGTGCAAGGGCCGGACGCGGCCATTTTCGTCGACCGTGTCTATGCCAACGGCTTCGCCAGGCTGCCGGTCGGCCGCGCCCGCTACGGCGTCATGCTGCGCGATGACGGCATCGTCTTCGACGACGGCACGACGACGCGGCTCTCGGAAACCCAGTTCTTCATGACCACCTCGACCGCCAGGGCGGCCGATGTCCTGTCGCGGTTGGAATTCCTGCTCGACACCGCCTGGCCGGACCTGCGCGTCGCGGTCACCTCGGTCAGCGACGAATGGGCGGCGATGTCGGTCGCCGGGCCGAAGAGCCGCGATATCCTTGCCACCGCCTTTCCGGAGCTAGACGTCTCGAACGAAGCGCTGCCGCATATGGGCCTCGCCGAAGGCGAGTTCGACGGTCGGGCATTGCGCATCATGCGGCTCAGCTATTCCGGCGAGCGCGCCTACGAGATCTATGTCGGCGCCACTGCCGGCGAGAAGGCCTGGCGCCATTTGCTTGAGGCCGGCGCGCCCTTCGGCCTGAGACCCTACGGGGTTGAGGCGCTCGGCGCGCTGCGCGTCGAAAAGGGCCATGTCGCAGGACCGGAGATCGATGGCCGCACCACGCTCGACGATCTCGGCCTTGGCCGCATGGCCGCAAAACGCACCGGGTTTGTTGGCGATGTCCTGCGGCGGCGTCCGGCATTTCAGGCGCCCAACCGCCAGCGTCTGGTGGGCCTGGAATGCGCCGAGGAGGGCAAACGCCTGCGCGGCGGCGCCATACTGTTCATGCCCGACGACACCGTCGCCGGGCACGGGCGCGGCCGGATAACGTCGGTAACGTTCAGCCCGGAGCTTGGCCGCTATGTCTGCCTCGCCCTGCTGGCAGGCGATGTCGCGGCGGAGGGAGGCGAAGTCCTCGCCACCTATCCGATGAAGGCCGAAACCGTTCGCGCCCGCATCGTCTCGCCCGTCTTTCTGGATCCGAAAGGAGAGCGGCTGCATGGCTGA
- a CDS encoding sarcosine oxidase subunit gamma family protein: MAEALALKDFNLSASDCPIVQIEGWDARFESSVSPMLGTDLPGSVGETVRHADTLIVRVSPRRLWLTTEAGAKPPQPAIDPELGCSVFLGEGRVRFSLSGARVLEILSSCIAVDWRSPGSAPGRALQTAFHHVPVLVLRTSETGCDMIVPRSFAHSLADWIADSAG; this comes from the coding sequence ATGGCTGAGGCTCTGGCATTGAAAGATTTCAATCTGTCGGCATCCGATTGCCCGATCGTTCAGATCGAGGGCTGGGACGCCCGGTTCGAGTCGAGTGTTTCGCCAATGCTGGGCACGGACCTTCCCGGCTCGGTCGGCGAGACGGTCCGCCATGCCGATACTCTCATCGTCCGGGTCTCCCCCCGCCGGCTCTGGCTGACGACCGAGGCGGGCGCAAAACCGCCGCAGCCCGCGATCGATCCCGAACTGGGCTGTTCGGTTTTCCTCGGCGAAGGCCGCGTGCGCTTCAGCCTGAGCGGCGCGCGCGTCCTGGAAATCCTCTCCAGCTGCATCGCAGTCGACTGGCGCTCGCCAGGTTCAGCGCCGGGCCGCGCATTGCAAACGGCCTTCCATCACGTACCGGTGCTCGTGCTGCGCACGAGCGAGACCGGCTGCGATATGATCGTGCCACGAAGCTTTGCGCACAGCCTCGCGGACTGGATCGCCGACAGCGCCGGTTAG
- a CDS encoding ribonuclease activity regulator RraA — MTHTPDITRPPRDLIDALREIGAATVAGTLGHMGFRNPHMVGPVAQNHGKSIVGPALTLQFLPQRPDLFTEGEYADPETQLHRHVLYHAQQGDVVVVDARGDMSSGVFGDMMSTYFKGRGGAGIVIDGCMRDRPNVEKLDLPLWLRGWTPNYHVQTSIYPNAVNVPIACGGVTVIPGDIIVADDDGVVVLPVAMAAKVIDEAQKHHDWEEFSRAKLMQGAPLQRYYPLHDDARGEYEEWRKTNRLENPN, encoded by the coding sequence ATGACGCATACTCCCGACATCACGCGACCACCCAGGGACCTGATCGACGCCCTGCGGGAGATCGGCGCCGCGACAGTAGCCGGCACGCTTGGCCACATGGGCTTCCGCAATCCGCACATGGTCGGTCCGGTGGCGCAGAACCACGGCAAGTCGATCGTCGGGCCTGCGTTGACGCTGCAGTTCCTGCCGCAACGGCCGGACCTCTTCACTGAGGGAGAATATGCCGATCCGGAGACACAACTGCACCGGCACGTGCTCTATCACGCGCAGCAGGGCGATGTGGTCGTGGTCGACGCGCGCGGCGACATGAGTTCGGGCGTCTTCGGCGATATGATGTCGACATATTTCAAGGGCAGGGGCGGCGCGGGCATCGTCATCGACGGGTGCATGCGCGACCGGCCCAATGTCGAAAAGCTCGACCTGCCGCTGTGGCTGCGCGGCTGGACACCCAACTATCACGTGCAAACCAGCATCTATCCGAACGCCGTCAACGTTCCGATTGCCTGCGGCGGTGTCACGGTGATCCCCGGTGACATCATCGTCGCCGACGACGACGGGGTGGTGGTGCTTCCCGTCGCGATGGCCGCGAAGGTGATCGACGAGGCACAAAAACATCACGATTGGGAGGAGTTCTCACGAGCGAAACTCATGCAGGGCGCGCCGCTGCAACGCTATTATCCGCTGCATGACGATGCCCGCGGAGAGTACGAGGAGTGGCGCAAGACAAACCGCCTGGAGAACCCAAATTAA
- a CDS encoding sarcosine oxidase subunit delta, producing the protein MLRIECPCCGPRDHDEFRYGGDASVARPAHDDPDPEAWYRYVYVRNNPAGSHREFWQHVTGCRQWLVVERDTTNHTILSVGFARKRPGKCPYE; encoded by the coding sequence ATGCTTCGCATCGAATGCCCTTGCTGCGGCCCGCGCGACCATGACGAGTTCCGCTACGGCGGCGACGCTTCGGTTGCGCGTCCGGCGCATGACGATCCCGATCCGGAAGCCTGGTACCGCTACGTCTATGTGCGGAACAATCCGGCCGGATCGCACCGCGAATTCTGGCAGCACGTGACCGGCTGCCGGCAATGGCTGGTCGTCGAGCGCGACACCACAAACCACACCATCCTATCGGTCGGCTTTGCCCGGAAACGGCCAGGAAAATGTCCGTATGAATAG